The region TGTTTGGTGTAATTTGTCTTGAAAAAACCTGAAAGGGACATGACAGTTAATATTTTCTATCATGCATATTTCATTGTTTGATGTTTAAAGTTTTatggctgtgatttttttcttagatatattCCTAGTAATAAGAGGGTCCTTGAGTCcattaatttaattcatttttagtatttatttgctgtatcttatttttagaatttgtaaaattctcaaaatattcagaacttaaaatttattaaaatggtgCAAAATAGCTACTGTATAAGTTAGAGATCCCAAGCCTGTTTGCTGTTCATGAATTAGACAATGGCTCTTTTCTTTGACATGATTTTAAGAGGTTTGAATAATAGAAggaatttgatatttaaaatgagaatttataCTGGAATATTCAAAGCATGAAAGGAGAAATacaacatttgcattttaaaaattgtttcatttttaataaaacagacaGAATATTCACAGTTAAATATGAAGATAAGTGGCATGGAAAGAAAATCAAGTGGAAGAAGAGATTCTTTTTTGGCACAAACAaaagatgcaaaagaaaacatgaaaccACCAGTCAAAGTATGTTTTTCCAAACTTTAATAGAACTTACAAAATTAAGATATATTGTAGCTTGAGAACATACAActtttaattgaaagaaaaagcaattaaagGCTAAATAAAAAGGGCTAAAGGGGAATAATAGAGCTTAGACTAAAAAGACTGTTAGGATAATGTGGAAATCTAGAAAAACTTTGGTAGATGATTCATTCTTATTAAAGTTACATCTGCTTAATATGTAGCATCCACTAAGTACAGTAGCCCTGTTGAAGTGGAATGAACTCTAGGTATGAGGTATGAGCATAGGTAGCATATAAGAGAACATTGTAGAACTTCCGTTATTGAATAGAAAGAATGCTTAGGTGAGATACCTGTTTTGGCCTCATTTAAAACTCATAATCTTACTATTTGACAGTTAACTGATTTCAGACAAtaattctcttcctctgtgacTTCCAGTAAGGGTATTCTAGAATCTTGAAATTGTGGTCCTggcaaaatgaaaggaaaaatactatttttaaagaatgactcCCAACACAGTCTGGTAGcaactataaaatagaatgaaaaccAGTGCActgaaaatttgtaaaaataacagtCACAGGGTTACTGTATGGAATGTATTATTTTGgcaacttttatttaatttatgcttCAGCTTCAGAGCTGCTGATGTTCTCTCTTCTTGCAAAACTACTTAATTTCCATATGTTGGCCTGAAAAGCATATTTGTGCTTTGTTTATAAGCAAGTTGTCTACTTTTTGAAGAGtagtgataatttttattttctgaatgttttctaGAAGTAGAATGAAAGCAAGGGACACTGTACTAATTATTAACCTAGGATATCCTGTAGGTTTGAACTTTAAACTTACTAGTCATTATTGAAGAACTTTACTTGACTAAGATAGCCTAGGATAGAGATTGATTTGTAATATTGGAAGATAATTTGGAAACTCAAATATACATTTGTCTTTTATAAATTTGCAGTTGAAATTAGAATCGTCTTCTTCAAAAACAAAGAGTGAAATGcctttggaagaagaaaagtcTACTGACTTTGTGTTTATACCgccagaaggaaaagaatcaaAGGAAAGAATACTAACTGAACATCAGAAAGAAGTACTCAAAACAAAGAGGTTTTGTAGTCTTTTATATTGAATTGGTATTCTATATTCACACTTAAATTTCATGCAGTTAACTACAACTTTGTGTTTAGAACCAAGTATACTCGGTTTAATAATGGTATATTTTAATGTCAAAAAGCTATGCCATGCAGGCTGCATTTCATTATGTATACAGTTGTTACTTAGTAATGGACCAAATATTTACGCATTTAGAGCTGAATCATTAATGGAGGTAGtgttggagagagagaagatggttAATGGAAAATAAACTTCTAAGTCTTAATATTACATTGTTCTTAAAAGATAACTCGATATacaattttaagtttaatttctaaTTGTAGGAATACCACATTTTGAAGTTATTTACGTAAGATCTTTTTCAGGTATGATATTCCTGCCATGTATAATAATCTGGATGTTTCACAAGACACTTTTTCTCAGTATACTCAGGAAGAGTCCATGTAAGTATGGAAGTTTTGAAGTAACtggttttctaattttaagtataaacagtattttaatttatacatGTTTGTTTCAGGGAAATTCCTACTTTAActgaaaaatcaaaggaagatTCTAAGGTGGTATTTAAGGTATAGTTGGTATTTCCTATTTTGGGGTTTTTAGAATCATTATCCTTTTATGAAATCTCTtgtattaatttgaaaatacattgCATAATCCTTCAACTCTAATAGACTTTGGTTGAATTGTAGTCATTGTGTTTGtagatgtgtgtctgtgtgaggaTGTGGATGTGTAtctgtatgtatgtaaatatagtaggctttattaaatataaatatattaaattacataAGTAGAAACTAATGGGCATCTATCACCAACTTTGGAATATTTGCAGAATACTGAAAGTCAGTGATTAACTTTTGAATGAATGAGGTTTCATACTAAGATTTCTCCTAGGAAGTCAGACTTGTTTTTCATTAAtctatatacatgtgtatgtttcTGTGCAGGACGGACAAGCAGAGAGTGACATTGTCTTTCCTCAAGATGTCACAGAAAACTGTGGTACGAATGAACATCTTGGAAAGGCTTCCCTTTCGAATGAGTGTGTTTCTAATGAGGACACAAATCCAAAAATACTGAGCAGTAATAATGATGCCAGAAAGAAAGCTTTAATTTCATCAAAGAAAACCACCAAATGTGCATCTAGTGCAGAAAATACTTCTGGTGTCAACAGTAGTTCATTTTCTAATGCCGTCATTTCTGGAACTCCCCCACAGCCTACAAGTCGGAGGCAAACCTTTATTACTTTGGAGAAGTTTGATGGTTCAGAAAATAGACCTTTTAGTCCGTCCCCCTTAAGTAATATGTCCTCAACTGTTACAGTGAAAAATAACCAGGAAGTCATGAATAAAACAGATATtccaccaaaagcaaaaaaaagagaaatggcttTTGTAAAATCTGATTCTGAAAAAATAGTGCATGGGATTAAGAAATCAAGCAGAAGGTCGAATAAAGCTGAACGAACAGGGAATAAAAGGTCTAAGCTCTTAATGAGATCTGATCAGGAGAAACATACTCAGGAATCTATTGATGGCACAGTAGTCTTAGAAAATAACCCACCTGGTTTGCTTAATCAAACAGAATGTGTGTTAGATAATCTGGCTCACCTTTCTGAATCTCCAGTGGAGAATGAGGATACAATGCTTAAACCAACAATAGAAAATGCAGTATTACTAGAAAACAATACTgtagaagagaaaacaggaatCAATTTGGAATCCAAAGAAAATACACCCCCAGCTGTAATACCAGCAGACCAAATCGTAGATGAGGATAGTCCTGTTCAGATCACTCCAAATCAAAAAACCCTTAGACGATCCTCAAGGCGACGTTCAGAAATAGAGCCTACCACTGAcagccaagaaaaggaaaataatcctcaaaaaaaagaaagacgtaaggaagaagaaaagaccCTTCAGAAAAGTCCATTGCATGTAAAAGATGATGCATTACCTAAgccaaaaatgatttttgaacAAAGTGTGCAGGATAATATAattgagaaaggaaataatttacatGAGAAGACTTTAGGGGAAACCAGCACTATTGATGAAATTgatgaaagtaaaagaaagctAGACCTTGAGAATATTAAATCTGAGGGAGATGGTGCCCAGGACATTGCAGATAAGCCTTCTGAAAAACCAGTAAGTGGACGAACACGGTATCAAACAAGAAGAGCATCCCAAGGTTTACTTTCCAGCATTGAGAACTCAGAATCTGATAGTTCTGAGGCAAAAGAAGAAGGTCCTAAAAAGAAGAGATCTggcaaatggaaaaacaaaagcaacgaTAGTGTTGACATTGAAGATCCAGAGGAGAAAGTGATAAAACAGGAATGTATAAATATCCAACACCAGACACTTGATCCCAAAGCAAATTCTGAAGTAGAGAGAGACCTAAAATCTCAGATTTGTGAACAGAAAGAGGAGAGTAATGTAACTCTTGAAGATTCTACGGCGTCTTCAGATTTATCGCAGGTTTCTGATGATGTATCAAATACTTATgagggaaaaagtaaaaccaacAAATGTGCAGAGTATTCCTTTTCAAACCCTTCTGTGCCAGAATCAAATCTAAGGACTAGAAATGCCAGCAAGAGATTACAAAAACGAGATTCTGTAGAAAATAACACTGTGGGAGAATCCTCAAAAACAGGGACATCAGACgtttctttgctttctgaaaaAACTTTACAAACACTCGAATGCCAGCATAAGAGAAGTAAGAGGGTAAGGAGATCTAAAGGTTGTGATTGCTGTGGAGAAAAATCACAGCCTCAGGAAAAGTCATTCATTGGGCTAAAGAGTACAGAAAATTACGATGTAAAGGTCAGTGAAACCAAAAAGACAGATACGCAAACACCTGTAACTGTATTAGAAACTTCTAATCTGTGCTCTGAGGTAAAACTTATAGATGATGAACATCATAGTGTGAATTTTCATTTGGATCTCAAGGTGGAGAATGATGCTATTAATGATTCATTAATTATATCTGAAACTGAGTTGAAAGAAAATCCTACTCAAAACCCTCTTCCTTCCGAAGTTGTAAGTGTTGAAGAAACTTGTGATTCGGATTCTGAAGAAGCAACATCTCTTGAAAGCCAAGAGCCAGCCAATAAGAAATGTAAAACTGTTAGCCCATGTTTAAGTGATTCCAAAGATAATTCACTGGAACGTTGTTCTGCCTTGCAGACCAACGAAGAAAAGCCAGAGTCTGTCTTGGAAAAGGAAGTTAGTATAGAGAACATTGTCATTGTTGAAACAAATGCATGTAAAATTAAAGCAGAATTCGATCCAGAAGTAGAAGCTATTGAATTGGATATCGAAAGTGATAAATCTGAAGCTAGCTTTTCTGAACAAAAGAGTACTGAAACTGATGTTCTCGAAGAAGAGGTAATGGAGATAAAGAGTGAAAGAAGTGATGAATCTGAAGCTGAGACAGCTGAAAAACTGGAGGCTGAAGAATTTAAATCTGATATTGGTCATTCTGATAATACCACACCTATAGAAGTGAACGCTCAGGTGGAGATACCTAAACAAACAGCCATTGGGGAATTAGATGAAGGAAGTGACGAATCTGGTCCAGGCTCATCTGAAGAAGTGAATGCTGAAACCGAAAATTGTGAAGAGACAGTGATTGGTGAGATGAGCAGTGAAACGGACCAAGTTAGGGAAACAGAGGACGGGGACTCGACCAAAATCTCTACTATTCCTGTAGAAGCCGAAACAAAGACATCAGCTACCGAAATCAGCAATTTTGTTCCCAACACACTGGAGATAAGCACTGAAGAAGGGAAGGTTGTTGACTctaacaaaactgaaacaaatacTGAATTTAGTAAGTCTGAAGAAACAATATTAGAGAACAATCTAATGGTTGGGGGAAATGATGAAGTTTTACAGGAAGTTCACCATAATTCAGAGAAAGTGGAGGAAACCTCCCAGTCTCAGACATGTGAAACAGCCATCTCTGAACTAGTAACAGAAGACAATAATGTATCTCCTCAGAAATTAAGGGAACTTGATCCTTTATTTATATCAGCAAATGGCAGTCCTAGTGGCATGCAGACACGCTGTGTCTGGTCTCCTTTGGCTTCTCCATCCACCAGCATTTTAAAGAGAGGACTGAAAAGACCTCAGGAAGATGAGATATCGTCACCTGTTCACAAGGTAGGGGAATCGAGGCTGCATATTAACTAGCCCATGTTTAATTGAGTGCTTTGGCCATACAGTGACACCTGGTGAATGACAGACTTTAGACTGATGGGACCACTCATTTTGAGTAACAGCCACAGTGACTAGGGGACTAGGGAAGAGAGCACGCAGACGAAGAAGGGTTGATAAAGGGGCCTGAAGTCCTTTACTTCAGGACACTAAAGATCTTTAACCACATACATTAATGAGGTtctcctaggttttttttttgtttgtttgggtttttttttttttttttttttttgctcataaCGTGAGGAAACATTTAGAAACTGATAAGCTTTAGTTGGCACTCAGTTTCTGGATGTGATttgattcataattttatttccccATCTTTACTAAACTGATTCCTTTAGTTTGTAAACATGGATTTCCTCTATGTACCTGCTTTAGCTCCAGCTCCTGACCCTCTAACTTGcacatcatttgttgaatgaataaatttaaaaagtcagttacATATGCTTACAGAGCTCAGCTTGTCATCTCCTTAGTAAAGGACATGTTCTGAAAAGGTATGATGTGAACATTCTTTAACTTTGAAATTGAACCTGCCATTTACTATAgacatgtgtttgtgtatacagACATGTGTGATAGAAGAGAGACCTTTGCCTTTAACAAGCACCATTGTGAAGAGTTCCTCAAGatgtatgaaaaaaatcttacactGAGAACTCagttttttggctttattttgctttgcttttatattGAGGCTCTTGGTGTgtgggttttatatatatatatatatgtatatatgtatgtatgtatttaatatagAAGTTTTTATAAAGCCTGCAGATAGAATGTATTGGGGTTGAGGTcttcagtatattttatttattaaggttttatttatttgagagagggagagaacagagggacagggagaagcaggcctccactgagcaaggaacctgatgtgggagtctgtccccaggaccctgagatcatgacccgagctgaaagcagacacttaaccgactgagtcactcagatgTGCCCTCTTCagtatgttttagatttttaatacaAGTTAACTAGTCATGTTTTGTTTGATAGTGTAcctcatatttaatttttatttaggcaACAGCAAGACATTTTAGTTTTCCATAGCAGGAAAGTATAAATCTGTCCATTCTTGGGAATCAAGACCAGGAGACATTTATATACGTGGTTAGTGGTTATGCCTTATTGCAtaattatttattgcatttttatatcaaatagttgaatgaatgaacagatcaTAAGAGTTTAGAAgaggccaaaatgaaaaattactgtGACTCTGGTACCCTCTAAAGGGTATACAGGCTAGCATGATACACCAGAGACCAGTTAGTACtatttctacttcttttccttgtatttttaagTCACTGTAGTAAGCCTACAGGGTAAGTAGAATTTGATGATACAATTTCAACTGCTATATGCAGTTTCATTTTCTACCACTGTCTTTGTTGGTATTTTATGTATAGACCATTTAGTACGTGGATAATTGGAATGACCAGTGGTATTAAGTAGTATCTGTGAGAGCCATTAGGAAATGCAGCTGTGTGCATCTAATCCTACATGCTATTTTGGGGGGACCTTAAAATGAGAATttatgatgtgattttttttaactttaatttgttgaataaaaacaTGACCCGTGTTTTCAGGTTCGCCGTGTCTCCTTTGCGGATCCGATATACCAAGCAGGATTGGCAGATGACATTGATAGACGATGCTGTAATGTTAGGTCCCATTCTTCAAATAGTTCTCCCATAGTAAAAAGTGTTAAAACTTCACCTACTGCACATTTTAAGGTAAGCTGCAGGCTTTACAATACGTGTATATGTATGCAGGTACAGAATTGCATAGTACAATTTgtcttaaaattaataaacttcttTGGTGTGGATACATTGTTTTGTCTGCAACATGGTAAACAAATATGAAGAGGTGGAAAGAGGCAGCGATAATCCCAAAAGCAATTGATTAGGTTAATAGTTTACtacattttctcaaaattttaggaaattaGTGCAATCtaagtaatgaaaataaagtttgtaAAATTACAGTTTTCTAGGGTTCTGAGtgagttttttttctctcctttcttctgtctAGCATAATGCCACTTCAACCAAAGGATTTCTGTCCCCAGGATCACGTAGCCCTAAATTTAAGAGCTCAAAGAAGTGTTTAGTAAGAAGTGATTTAGTTTTCAAGCaactttatattttcatgttcagTCAGGTGACCTCTATTTAACGATTTGAAATTTATTCTAAGATTACAGAAATGGTTAAAGAGTCTATGCCATGTCCAACAGAAAGTGTTTACCCAGCTTTGGTGAATTGCGTGGCTCCAGTTGATATCATTTTACCTCAGATTACATCAAACATGTGGTAAGTATTTGGTTTATGCTGGCTTATATACTTAACGATGCCACTTGTTTAAgaagaatatttaaatgattGGGCTTCTTAAATTTAGAATTGATTCCTATGCActttcacacattttattttagaaataattcatttgggaagaaaagtgtcttataataatacagtaatgGTTAAGATAATTGTGTGCTTAATTtttgccaggtgctgtgctgagCTCTTTGCATGTGTTctcttatttaatccttttttttaataataaatttatttttttattggtgttcaatttgccaacatacagaataacacccaatgctcatcccataaGGAGTCTGATTATTTTTTCCACTCTTACAAGTTGAAGTTCAGAAAGGTTAAGCCCCCAAAGTCATGCAGGCATTAAGTCATAATACAAGTGAAGTCTGAGACACATACTGGGCTTAGTCTCTTTCCAACGCTATTGCTTAAGCCAGGCAAACACATCAAATTCAGATTGTAAAAGGATATGatgatgtttttcctttttctcttaacCTCTTCAGGGCAAGAGGACTAGGACAGCTCATTAGAGCTAAGAACATAAAAACGATTGGTGATTTGAGTACTCTTACAGCATCTGAAATAAAAACTCTTCCTATCCGTTCTCCAAAAGTGTCCAATGTAAGAAAGGCTCTTAGAGTCTATCACGAGCAGCAGGTAAACTTAGATGTtctaaatcaaatataaataaatgatatctcAGTAGATAGTCTTGCTTAAAACTCATTTTATGCcaccttttcttcccttcccccacggTCAAGAATAACTTTAAAAGGTCACTTTATAATTCCACAGAGAAGTTGGCTTCTTCATTTTTGTACAGTTTTATgtaatgtatttctttattcaaaattTCTCCTCCTACTTCCTTGTCTCACTCATTTCCACCAAATTGGTGATTGATTCCATGGATACTATTCCTAAAACCTGGATGTTCAAATCTAAACATTGTAATGAGAATCTTGCAAATTTGTAGTTAACAGTATTTCAGTTTTGATGTCCAACACAACTCtaatttttcttgttcttaacAACTTTTTGCACATAAATATTTTGGGTCATAGACATTTTTCAAGATTCTGATGAAAGTCAAGATTCTCTACTTCCCAACTCCTCATAAGAATATATGTGGAAAACTCTATATCACTTCAGAAGGATTCAGACTACTGAAACCTTTGCAGAGACCCTTTATTATGTGTCCATTGAAATTATGCAGAATTATGAATAAGTGAAAACAGTACGTTAAGCTTGAAAACCAGTGTTTATATTAGAATTTCTAAGAGTGGAGTTTGCTAACTACTGAAGacttgtgctgtttttttttttttttttttaagtctctgatttaaagatttatttgtgatCTTTAAAACTCTTTTAAGTAATCCAAAGACTACATTAGTAATTTTTAGCCTCTGCCTGCTGTGGACATTTCATAAAAGTGGGATCATATAAGCTTGGTCTTTGTGACGGGCTTCTttgagcataatgttttcaaggtcacatatatcagtatttcattcctcttcatggctgaataatattccttggGTGAATATGCAACATCTAGGTCATCCATCAGTTGCttaacatttgggttgtttttacttttggtcTTATGTACACTcctatacaagtttttgtgtagatgtgtttttcttttctcctaagtATCTACATAGGAGTCGAATTGATGTACCCATCAGTATGGTAACTAACCTGAAGctgattttctgaattttctcaaTCACTAATCAGTAATCCTGGGAACACCTTTCAAagttgcattcttttttaaagaagtccaTATGTTTTTTAAGCTTGGCACTCTCTCTGCCTTGTATTTTCTTACCTCCTAAACTTGGGAAATACAGTGTAATTTTGTTGACTACCATAGCTATTTCTTGAGAAGTCCACTAGAAAATACTACGAAGTCATAACCAGCTCTTTGGAGGGAAAGTGCTTTATAATCCCATTTTGTGTGTTGTTAATAGAACTTAGTTTCTTGGCGGGATTAGCTGAGCTAATAGTCATGTTTTGGACTAGGAAGCATAGTATGTCAGATTCTTTTCCAGTGTTAGTTTTGTTCGTCTTTTTAAAGCAACTTTTCaatttgttggttttgttttttgttttactggcCTGTGTATAATCAAGGTAAAGTCTCGTGGACTAGAGGAGATTCCAGTTTTTGATATTACTGAAAAAACAGTAAATGGAATACAAACTAAATCTGTCCCTTCTGATGAAGAAAGACTTGCCTCAGGTATGTTTTAGCAAAGCAGGATAGTTTTATTTACAGGATCAGCTGACTTTGAAGAAATACTTTGTTATGCGCTTCTCGTTTTAATTTGACCATACTCTTAATTTGACaggtcttttgtgtgtgtgtgtgtgtgtgtgtgtgtgtgtgtgtggccaagTGCGTGAAAAGGTAACTAATTTGACTTCCAGGTATGTCtagttgtttttctctaattGTCAGCTGCTGCTCTATCAAGGTCTCAAGGATATAAACTAAACAGTGTTCCAGTTATGCtgttaataaaaatgaagtaccCTGACCATTTCTTTAATGGCACTGAATAAGTTATAGTGtagatttttctgttgttttgttccCTTGAGGAACAGTGATACCTTAGCCTGCAGTCTCAACCTAAATTCTGGGCACTTAAGCTTTTTATTAACTTGAAGGAGGTATATACAACCTAAGTTTATCTGGTAGACttcattgtgcttttttttttttctttttcttttagatttaattGATCCTGTTGCTTTAGAAACTCCATTACCTAAAAATCTTCTGGCGCAGATTAGTGCACTTGCTCTTCAGCTAGATTCAGAAGATCTCCATAATTATTCAGGAAGCCAGCTGTTTGAAATGCATGAGAAACTTGGTAGCATGGCGAActctataataaaaaatttgcAGTCACGTTGGAGGTCACCAACTCATGAAAATTCCATTtagtattttaagagaaaattgaagattttttcccccctcacatCACTGGATTTGTTGATCGTAAAATAAGTTCTGAAATATAGCACAATTTCAGACTGAATGTTTGAAAAGTTGGTAACATTTCAAACCCTGAAGGGCTGTGATTTATTATGTAAGTTCAATTTTGTAAGTTCATTATGTAAGATTTTTGTTCATGCAACATTTTCTTGGCTACATGTGCagtttttccaaaaatttaaatatcctactgaaatagtgaagaaaaccagaaacaaaagcattttatttcacacattttaaaCTCATACGTACTCTGATGAAACattcatgaaaaatgaaaaataccttaTTTTAAGTAAGCAAAGTTGAACATTTCTATTAGAAGTTTTTGCTGAACTGATGAAGGTGTTTAtacttgtttgtttggtttttttttatttatatttgttgtgCCTGAGGTTTAAAAAATTTGTTCTCAGTAGAACACCTCAGGTGAGATGCAAAAAATGGAGATGTGTTTTCACAGATGTCAATTTTGGacaactttgaagaaaaataccaaaagttGCAACTTTTGGGGTTAAAATATTAAAGCAGAAGTTAATGATATTCCATTCATTTGCATTAGCAAATATTTGTGCGGCAGCATTTGCTTGTGAAAATTTAGTCGTATGAGACATATGCAcgactttttaaaatgcatgactATTTGTACATTATGTATAGattataatgtttttaatttataaatttcagCCTTTGTTAATGGCATGAAGTTTTCTGCAGCTACATGTGAATACCTTTAATAGAAACctattttgtatatattagaTACTGAGATATCAGTATGGACAGTAGAAGTGCTTTGTGGGCTTGCTGCAGATGTTTGTAGGATTCTGTATCTACAAATGAAATAGTTTTGTACTTAGCAGTCTTAGTAAAAACATgagtttattttctaaagtaacCAGGAGTTAAAGATATAGAAATGAGAAAGTGTTACGTGAGAACTTCACTATTCATACccatacttttttgttgttgtttggaagGAGGAGGGTATCAGCCACTGGAAAGCTTCATTACATTTCAGAGTTTGACTATTTTTGTTACAAATTGAACTATAACTATTAAGTCTAGAATTAATCTGTTCTTTTCCACCTATACCTAAAGCAAACTTGAAAGAAATTTGaaactgtttttgaaatatgtatgttttgcctactttaaagaaatagggtgtatataattaaaacatttgtaaattttACCAACTAGTATTAATTAGTCCCTGAATTCCCGTATTTGTTTCATCTCTTTGCAGTGAGaatatttcatttgttctctGATTAGAATGAGTAATCTTTACAGTTTCATACTTTATTCAGAACTAACCAGCTTAAAAAGGCACACATTCTTCAGCAAGTTACAGGAAGTTTAATTCTTGTGTTTAGTTATTAGTTCCTGTATTCAGAAGGGGACCACCTGCCAGCCAGGAAAGTTGATctctttttcataattataaatcCAGCATCCTCACAAATATTTTGGGAGTGTAAGTTTCATAGTCCTATACCAACGTTGGTTTCAAAAGAAATTCTGGAACCATAAAACTGAGGATTATAGCTTaaagaaataaccaaaaatagaaacttaaacaGTTGTAATTGTGGTTTATATTGTCTCTCATTTCGCAATTAAATTTTATAGTAAAGAGGCACA is a window of Vulpes lagopus strain Blue_001 chromosome 24, ASM1834538v1, whole genome shotgun sequence DNA encoding:
- the RIF1 gene encoding telomere-associated protein RIF1 isoform X1, with product MTAPAGSPLAPLLETLDDASAAPGEQADAYLALSSRMTGEDGKEVVTEIEKRLPQLLRVLKIHISSQNSDLSSAALQALGFCLYNPKITVGLSETDIQELLLKLNDSVKSPDKNVRTRALWVISKQTFPAEVIGKVVSSIIDSLEIVFNRGEMHSAVVDYEALNVIIRLIEQVPVQMGEESIRWAKLVIPLVVHSAQKVHLRGATALEMGMPLLLQKQQEIASITEQLMTTKLLSELQKLFMSKNETYVLKLWPLFVKLLGKTLHRSGSFINSLLQLEELGFRSGAPMIKKIAFIAWKSLIDNFALNPEILCSAKRLKLLMQPLSSIHVRTETLALTKLEVWWYLLMRLGPHLPANFEQVCVPLIQSTISIDSNASAQGSSSRVAASPGLSPMTPIHKGASPFGTTVTPRMNLSSNLGGMATIPSIQLLGLEMLLHFLLGPEVLSFAKQNKLVLSLEPLEHPLISSSSFFSKHANTLITAVHDSFVAVGKDASDVVVNAIWKELISLMKSVIESGNKKERPGSEVLTLLLKSLESIVKSEVFPVSKTLVLMEITIKGLPQKVLGSPAYQVSNMDILNGTPALFLIRLIFNNNLLEYGVEDERFFLNLETLVVCVLSGPTSPLAFSDSVLNVINQNAKLLENKEHLWRMWSIIVTPLIELINQTNEVNQGDALEHNFSAIYGALTLPIHHIFSVQKFPVATMKTLLKTWSELYRAFARCAALVATAEENLCCEELSSKMMSSLEDSGFSNVLFLDRIIRIITVMVDCIDFSPYNIKYQPKIKSPQRPSDWSKKKKEPLGKLASLFKLIVRVIYSFHTLSLKEVHSDTLLTVGNSITSILSNVLGRISLPSMIRKIFATLTRPLALFYENLKLDEVPKVYSCMSNKLEKLLGEIITCLHFNYTGTYDSELLEQISPLLCIIFLHKNKHIRKQSAQFWNATFAKATMLTYPEELKPVLRQAKQKFLLLLPGLENVEIMEESSGPYSDATEYSQLNMKISGMERKSSGRRDSFLAQTKDAKENMKPPVKLKLESSSSKTKSEMPLEEEKSTDFVFIPPEGKESKERILTEHQKEVLKTKRYDIPAMYNNLDVSQDTFSQYTQEESMEIPTLTEKSKEDSKVVFKDGQAESDIVFPQDVTENCGTNEHLGKASLSNECVSNEDTNPKILSSNNDARKKALISSKKTTKCASSAENTSGVNSSSFSNAVISGTPPQPTSRRQTFITLEKFDGSENRPFSPSPLSNMSSTVTVKNNQEVMNKTDIPPKAKKREMAFVKSDSEKIVHGIKKSSRRSNKAERTGNKRSKLLMRSDQEKHTQESIDGTVVLENNPPGLLNQTECVLDNLAHLSESPVENEDTMLKPTIENAVLLENNTVEEKTGINLESKENTPPAVIPADQIVDEDSPVQITPNQKTLRRSSRRRSEIEPTTDSQEKENNPQKKERRKEEEKTLQKSPLHVKDDALPKPKMIFEQSVQDNIIEKGNNLHEKTLGETSTIDEIDESKRKLDLENIKSEGDGAQDIADKPSEKPVSGRTRYQTRRASQGLLSSIENSESDSSEAKEEGPKKKRSGKWKNKSNDSVDIEDPEEKVIKQECINIQHQTLDPKANSEVERDLKSQICEQKEESNVTLEDSTASSDLSQVSDDVSNTYEGKSKTNKCAEYSFSNPSVPESNLRTRNASKRLQKRDSVENNTVGESSKTGTSDVSLLSEKTLQTLECQHKRSKRVRRSKGCDCCGEKSQPQEKSFIGLKSTENYDVKVSETKKTDTQTPVTVLETSNLCSEVKLIDDEHHSVNFHLDLKVENDAINDSLIISETELKENPTQNPLPSEVVSVEETCDSDSEEATSLESQEPANKKCKTVSPCLSDSKDNSLERCSALQTNEEKPESVLEKEVSIENIVIVETNACKIKAEFDPEVEAIELDIESDKSEASFSEQKSTETDVLEEEVMEIKSERSDESEAETAEKLEAEEFKSDIGHSDNTTPIEVNAQVEIPKQTAIGELDEGSDESGPGSSEEVNAETENCEETVIGEMSSETDQVRETEDGDSTKISTIPVEAETKTSATEISNFVPNTLEISTEEGKVVDSNKTETNTEFSKSEETILENNLMVGGNDEVLQEVHHNSEKVEETSQSQTCETAISELVTEDNNVSPQKLRELDPLFISANGSPSGMQTRCVWSPLASPSTSILKRGLKRPQEDEISSPVHKVRRVSFADPIYQAGLADDIDRRCCNVRSHSSNSSPIVKSVKTSPTAHFKHNATSTKGFLSPGSRSPKFKSSKKCLITEMVKESMPCPTESVYPALVNCVAPVDIILPQITSNMWARGLGQLIRAKNIKTIGDLSTLTASEIKTLPIRSPKVSNVRKALRVYHEQQVKSRGLEEIPVFDITEKTVNGIQTKSVPSDEERLASDLIDPVALETPLPKNLLAQISALALQLDSEDLHNYSGSQLFEMHEKLGSMANSIIKNLQSRWRSPTHENSI